A window of Gossypium raimondii isolate GPD5lz chromosome 7, ASM2569854v1, whole genome shotgun sequence genomic DNA:
TGTCTATTATTTATTGCTTTTCAGAGAAAAACACTTTTACATGCAAAAGCTCATCTGAAaagcaataaagaacacaaCCTAAATCTATCATTGCTCCCTAGTTGGCATGCTCTATTCCACCATTTGCCTCGCTCCACTATGAATgtgcaaatttaaaaattactacCACTTTTATAAATGTTAGATGCATTTAGCCCTGTTCCGTCTCTTCTTACCCCACtttacttcaatttaatttttattatttgtctttaatatttttaaaattaagtatttaaacaaaattcatttctaaaaataaattataatatttttatatttttaataatttaatatatatataaaaattgataattttatataatacaaCCAGAAGAAATGTGGCATACTCACTCATAtagaatagaagaaaaaaagaagaagaaaagaaaacggTACCGTATAGAGTGAGCGGGACCTCCATTTAAAACTtccttattattaaattgttccactcatctcaaaaaaaaaaagaaaaagaaaaagaagagttaAAAGAAGTattcaaaattacaaaactgCCATTCTACCAGCTTTCTTTACACAGTCTTCCCCTACCCTTTTGCCGGCCAAATTGGCTTTCTCATTATCAGATCTATCAAAATCCCTTCCTTATTTTAGCTTTCAATTGAAAATCCATTATGTCATTTTAGTCCaaggtttcattttttttgcgTGGACTTTTGGCATTGAATCCAAAATGCAGAGCTCTAATGTGCAGCCGGAAGTTATACTAGAATGGCTGCAAAAGGAAATGGGTTACCGTCCCTTAGGACCCTACAATTCTTCTTCCAACAAGTCGAATTTACCTTCCATCGATTCGCTTCGCAAGATTTGTAGAGGGAATATGTTACCCCTGTGGCATTTCTTGTTAACCCGCGTTAAATCCGAGAAAACCGTCCAAAGCATCCGAAAGAACATCACCGTACACGGCGGAGGGGGGAATATTGAGAATGCTGGAAATTTGGGGAAAGAGGAGGGGAGGAGTAAAGGAGGGGGGAGGAGGAAAGAGAAGGtgggtggtggtggtggagggGAGGGTTCAGGTGCGGCGGAGATTAGGGAAGCAGCAATAAGGGAACGGGAAGCCGCTGCCAAGGAAGCGGAGAGGTTGAGAAATATTGTgaggagacaaaggaaagaTTTGAAGGCTAGGATGTTGGAGGTTTCTAGAGAGGAAGCTGAAAGGAAAAGGATGCTTGACGAAAAGGCTAATTAcaggtttttttcttcttaattcttAAGGAGTTCTTTTAACTATATTCTAGAACTGAAAAATGCCTGCGTTAGTATTGTCCTTGTTAATTTTAACTGCTCACCATTGAATGGGCGATTTACTTCGAATTTATCTAATAGCTATTTTTCGCAACATCGAGTTTCATTATGCTTTAGGATTTTTCTTATAACTTGTGGCGTTTTAACGTCATTATGGAGGCAGAACATGAAACTAGGCCTTTAATGCCAACTAGAGCCTTTGTGTTTCTAAAATTATGGACCatcttgtttttttattgcGTATTATTTAATTTGGGGCTTTGAAGTTAAATGTCTCTGTGATTTTCTTTATGGACTTTTCTGGTTGGATTTGACCTTTAGCTTCCCCATCAAGATGATCCCATTGTTTCTCGTTTTTGATCTTATGAATAAGCTGTAAGAGTGACCGTGTGCTCTATGTCAAACTACATAAAAGAtcttattttacaatatataagTGGTTGGTGATAGCTTTTACATATACTTTATAGAATATATGAGGACTCAGTGTGCATTTAGTTAATCCAAGCATGATTGGAGTCATTATTGTTAACTTctgatattataaaattaagagTGCCCTTAGCATGCTTGAAAACAAAAGTTACCAAGTGTATTTCATCTTTCGGCAAATCTCTTTTGCATATCTTGTGTTTTCACATGCCTTATTCTACTGTAGGCACAAACAAGTGGTGTTGGAAGCTTATGATCAACAATGCGATGAGGCTGCCAAAATATTTGCAGAGTACCACAAACGTCTTCATCAATATGTAAATCAAGCCAGGGATGCTCAAAGGTCAAGTGTTGACTCTTCCATTGAAGTGGTTAGCAACTACAGTGGCAATAGTGAGAAGGAAGCTGTATATTCAACTGTTAAAGGAACTAAAGCTGCAGATGATGTCATTCTTATTGAAACAACTCGTGAAAGAAATGTTCGCAAGGCATGTGAATCTCTTGCAGACCGCATGATTGAAAAAGTGCGAAATTCTTTTCCAGCTTATGAAGGAAATGGGATCCATTTGAGTCCTCAATCAGAAGCTGCCAAATTAGGCTTTGATTTCGATGGGGAGATACCTGATGAAGTTAGAATTGTTATTGTAAATTGTCTCAAAAATCCTCCTCAATTACTTCAGGCAATTAGCACATACACTTCAAGGCTTAAAACTTTGATTTCTAGAGAAATAGAGAAAGTCGACGTTAGAGCTGACGCTGAAGCCTTAAGGTATgcttatatttttgtgtttttcttgtTGGTGGTTACAGGATTTCAAATAAGCTTCCTTTGGTTTTCCACGTTTTCTTCTACTTATCAGGGTTGTCTAGGCTATATGGTTACAAATAATTAACTGCTTTTGTCTGCTAAGTACAGTTTTTTAGAATCTTAGAGCTGCAATTTGTTTCTTAGCTACTATTTGTTTGTGTTCACAGAAATTACTGCAATTTGCTAAGTTATTCCTTTGATTTGATCCTACATTacttaaaatgaagaaaatgctGCAGTtaataaagcaataaattttatcattaatgcTACAACTAAGATAACAATTATAGGTACTTTGTTATAGCTCTCTCATTTTTAGTGACTGACATgctttgggttttgttttggttacAAAGTATATCTTTTCTATCTAAAACCTCCGAGTACTTAAAAGTCTCTTTAGCTTCTAGTTTCCTTATGGTTAGGCATTAGAGAACATTGCTGTATTGTGCCAGGAATATGTTGTTGAAAGTTGATTGGCTTGAAGACTCCTGGTAATTCTTTTTTCTGGTTATGTTCAATCAAATATCTTTTAGTTAAGTTTCTTGGTTGTTGTTTGGTTTTAATACACCTTGTATTGAATAAAAGATATACTTTTATTAGGTACAAATATGAGAACAACAGAGTTATGGATGTTTCCTCTCCGGATGTGAGCTCACCCTTAAATCAACTTTATGGTAATGAGAAGATAGGAATGGATGTACCTTCTAGAGGAATGCAAAATCAACTTCTTGAAAGACAGGTCTTGTCTCCTTTTGAGTACCTCATTGATGCaaactctttattttttatcttctaCTCGCTCCTGTATCTGTTAATGCTGTTGTTAAGGGATTATGAAACTAGAGGTGTGCCAATGTAAGATGAATGGATGCTGGTTGGTTTGCTTAACGTTGTTAGCGCTCCACTATTGTCCTTATGTTTATTCTGCTGAGTCATCCTGTAGTTTGATTTATAAATACGTATTTGTTTGCAGAAAGCTCATGTTCAACAATTTTTAGCTACTGAAGATGCTCTCAACAAAGCTGCAGAAGCGAGGGACTTGTGTCAAAAGCTTATAAAACGTCTACAAGGAGGTAGTGATTTAGTTCCTTCACGTTCTCTTGTCGGAGGTGCAACACAGAATGTTGGCAGTCTTAGACAATTTGAGGTAATTCCTATGGTTATGAATTACCATAGTGGCATTTTTCCTCTTAATGCTCATTTACTCATGCTACGTTTTATGGTTAATTTTCTCTCAGTTGGAGGTTTGGGCCAAAGAGAGAGAAGCTGCTGGGTTAAAGGCAAGCTTAAATACACTAATGTCTGAAATACAACGGTTGAACAAATTGTGTGCAGAGAGGAAAGAGGCTGAAGATTCATtaagaaagaagtggaagaaGATTGAAGAGTTTGACTCCCGTAGATCCGAACTTGAATCCATATATACTGCTCTCCTGAAGGCTAATATGGTAAGGTATTCCATCCTTCATTTTCATTGTTAAACTCAACAGTAGGAACATGTTGGTGGTGCATCTATGATGCTGTTAGATACAATTGTTACTTTTTAGCAGTTTACACTTTGTAATGTGGTtgaactttttcaatttaagttaataacatcccttctttcctttgtctaTGTCATCTTGGATTACTTCTCTTCTTTGCaagaaaagatataaaaaacATTTGCCTTAGGAGATGTCCATATGCTGTTTGAGTATCTtttaaaagatggaaaaaataCTCTTTCTTTTGTCTAATGATAACTTAATTCTCTATAGATATATCTTGTTTCATTTGTTCTCTTTCCAAAATATTggagaatatatattttgttgttgtttatcTGCGTCCAGCTTCTCAAGAAGAGGACTTGAATGTTATACTGGATACTTAGGATGTTAAGTGTTGTTATAGTGTTCTCTGATTAGATGATATAGTTAGTATAAACAGTGTAAACTGATctcatttatgttttataacaatGGATTTAAGTGGTGgacatattttgtttgtttatagtTATGAATACTTCATCAGTTTATTAGTTCAATCTTGGTTTCTAGTATACATTATCTTCCAACTAAAAATCTCTAACAGGATTTGTACTGATTTCTTTTGAATTAAAGGATGCAGCTGCATTCTGGAACCAACAGCCATTGGCGGCGAGGGAGTATGCTTCCAGTACCATTATTCCTGTTTGCAATATTGTTGCAGACATTTCAAATAGTGCGAAAGAGTTTATTGTCAAAGAAGTTTCTGCATTTTATAGAAGTCCTGATAATAGCCTCTACATGCTTCCATCAAGCCCACAGGTTTGTAGGACTGttcactttctttctttctttctttcaattataaatgcaatgaaaaaaatatagtaagttgttgaaaaaataatttgtttttttatcttatctttGATGCAATGTGACATGACAGACTGGGTTCCCCTTCTTAATATGACCATAGTCTTGATCAGTGGTTTTGATGCTGAGAAAATATATTCTAAGCTATCACCTTTCATTATTATCTGGCCAAGTCTTATATTTCTTGATCAATTGCATGTCACTTGACTTTAAACTAGTGACAGTTGTCACAGTGGATTTTAATTATGTAGATATTCTCGTAATTGATCATTTGATTCTTGGAACTGTTGAACGAATGTTTCATGTTAAGGGAGCTATCTTGGTTTGTAACCCCTACCAATTCATGCAGCTATTTATCTAAGAAATTTGGTAAGGTAGTGGTTCTTACAAATCAAACACACACAGTCATGCTGAATTCATTTGGTATATGTAGGTACAATGTGATAAGCATATACAAGTTTTAGATGGACTAAAACTAGGAGGTAAATATGATAACTATTTTAGATGGGCCAAGAATATAAGATAAATACAAAATTGAAATGGTCAAAATGGTTCAATCAAATCAACTGAATTATTTATCCTTCTCAACTATATACATTAGATGTAAATTTTCTGAAACAAAATTCTATGAGGAGCCTATGTTACTCTGACTCGGTTGTGAGTGTCCAATATCGGTATGCGctgatattattattaattttttttttcaaaattttccaagtaTTTGTAGGATTCTAACTACATACCCATGTCTGAAAATATGTTGGACACATtacttaaagaaaaatagagttgaAGTAACTTAGCTTTGAGCTCCTGGAGAATTTCTTTGTAGGcttaatattaaaacataagaCTTCTTTGCTTGTATCATGTAATTATAATTCCTGCATccttcaaaacttttacttgttttttaacTTAAGTGGAAGACCTTTATTATATGTGTGTATCATTCCTTATTTCTCTTCTGTGCCCAGCTCTgatgaaaatttagtttagttgaaattgaattctttatcttattttcaatatattgGAAAATTCATTTACATGCCTCTTTTTTTTGTTCCTTATTTCCACATCAGGCTCTTCTAGAGTCCATGGGTGCTAATGGATCTACAGGACCCGAAGCTGTGGCTGCAGCAGAGAAAAATGCTGCATTGTTGACTGCAAGGGCTGGTGCCAGGGATCCTTCGGCAATTCCATCCATATGTCGTGTTTCTGCTGCTCTTCAATACCCTGCTGGTGAGGTCTCCAATAAAGCCAACTAGATCCATAGTGGCACCGGTTGtggttttgaattgatttgttacAGTGCTGAGGGGTGTTTGATTGACAGTTGAGGTTGAATAAATTGCATTTTTGGTttgtaccaaaaacaaaaagaacttATTTGGTTATTACCCAAAGAGTTCTCCTTTCAAAATGCCTTCTAACACTTGGAAGTTCAATTTATTTGCTTGGTTGAGATGTTTTGAATGATATGAAGcccttttaaatttctttctttcagtAAGAATTGTTTTCAATCTAATGACATTGTATGGTTAGGTTTGGAGGGTTCGGATGCTGGTTTGGCATCAGTGTTAGAGTCTCTGGAGTTCTGTTTGAAGCTTCGTGGTTCTGAGGCTAGTGTCCTGGAGGAATTGGCAAAGGCAATAAATTTGGTCCATATTCGACAGGATCTTGTTGAAAGTGGTCATGCACTATTGAACCATGCTTACCGTGCTCAACAAGAATATGCAAGGTAATGAATTACTGTTTCTGCCTACTTGGAagttacaattatataaaagcAATCTGTTTATCTTTTTCCCTCTGATCATTTGTATAAGCAGATAGTGCTTCATCTAGAATTGATTTGCCTATTCTTTCTTCGGAATCATATGGTTGCTTTTATAGTTGCATTTGcctttcaaagaaaaaaacaaaagtggACTTggatacaaaagaaaaaattacttttaaataattaaaaatgaaaatccaattttgggttaaatgtaGCAAACTATATGGGTTTACTTTCATATTACATCATTGGTTTTTCTTGCCAAATGATGCAGGACAAcaaattattgtttgaatttggCAGCTGAGCAAGATAAGATTGTCATAGAGAAATGGCTACCTGAACTTAAAACTGCAATTTTGAATGCTCAGAAGTGCTTGGAGGACTGCAAATATGTCAGGGGTTTGGTAAGTAATGGTGTTATCGTTTTGCTGGTCATATCATTAGATCTCTTGCTACGTGTATGCATATTCTACTGTTTTCTTCTGTTTTATATTCAACCCATTCGAATATTAATCttgtaaaaagaaagaaatgattgGTTTTTCTGTAAGCAAGAGTGCGAGCTGGAGCTGTGAGTTGGAGTGAGGTTGGTTGCTGAGATAGACTGGTTGTTTGATTGCAGACTATGTTTCTGGCTGCAACTATGacctatttgtttgtttatttatttatttctggtGATAAGAGAAGTGAGAATGGGAAAGGGGTTTGGGGATAGGGATGGCAAATTAACTCGAACCTGACGGGTTTTGACTGATTCGACCTGATAGGGgcttttttcttgaaaattggGTTTGGGGCGGGGTGGGATACCAAAAtgccctttttttaattttaattaattttatatattttagttagatTTTTTAAACTGAAATAagattatatgaattttaactcttttttttatatattttaggtagatatttttatttttataagattgtataatatgtattttatttaatcttgtaaaagtaatataatatacaaaattatttaatacttcGGGTTTGGTCGTGTAATGTTTGAGAGTAGGggaatttttagtattttgggATTGGGTTTGggaccctaaaccctaaacttgggtattaaattttttaataagatCAGTTTGGAGACGGGATGTATAAAAATATGGTCAGAGTAGGGGTGGGCAAAAAACTACCCCATCATATCGCCATCTCTAGTTGGGGATTAAACTTGTTTATGTCAACATATAAGGTCTGTTATTTGAACTCACTATTTCGCTTAAAGTACCAGTGTTAAACATGCGTCCGACACAGACCTGGATATGGGTATAGGAGTATGATCTtccatatatatgaaaaaatttaggaaaaaaaattgaacatgtgTTGTACGCATACTTGTATCCGCTACTCATCTTTGAGTCTAGATATAACATAGGGTAAGACTATTGAAACATCAACATCTTATTATACTTGCCTTGGGATTGAACATTGTGGTACAGCTGGACGAGTGGTGGGAGCAACCGGCATCAACTGTTGTAGATTGGGTCACAGTTGACAGACAAAATGTTGGAGCCTGGCATTCTCACGTGAAGCAACTTCTTGCATTTTATGATAAGGAAGATTTGTGAACTGTTATTGTTAATTATTCATTCTCCTTTGTTCAATGGTTGGGtatcacttcttttttttttttttttacactaaaGCCCTGTATTTGTATGTAGTAGTATGGTTTGAATTTCCCAGAAGAAATGGCTGTAAAAACTTAAGCTACCTTTCTGTGTTGTAACGAGATTTTTGCCAATTTGTTAAGTGATCATCTGCCAGAATATAGCTTGCTTTTCACCTATGATTCagaagttttcattttaattttggttatctttttctttcaaatagttcacatttaatgattttgagtagattattttgattttcttttgaaagaTACAAGCACTGGGATATTCCATACCTAAATTTACTTTGATTTTGGTTCGGATAATATTCGATTAAGCAAATTCCggttcaaatattaaaaaaatataaatattcggTTTGTTGTCTCCTAATTGCAAAAAGTAGTTTGAAATGTGATTCCATGAATACTGAGCTCATATTATTCATGGCATTGGCACATGATATCTACGGCTGCTGTAAGCAGCTCGTGAACAAGCAGGAACCAGTCCAACTATCCCATACCGTTGAATttataacatcaaattcaaaggaaccaattcaataaattgtAACTATAATTCCCAGCCATCAAAGTTTTACTAGTTTCTAAATCATACATTCATTCCTTTTGAGCTGTTTTGGAGATGGAAGAAATTAAACCTGAATGCATTGCTTCCACTTTACAGTTCACTGGTTTTTGCATGAACGATATAAAGAAGGTTGATAGGCTACACTATAAAAGTTTATCAAAGTTCAGGGTATTAAATCAGAACCCCAAAAAGAGAGTTATTTGAAGAGATTAGAAGGATGAAAATGAGTTGGTTTTCCTTAGTACCGCTGCTGCTTAGTTTAGCAATCAATAATCTCTCAGAGGCTAGCCATGGACATAAGCTACGTTCTGCTGTTGTTTCTGGAACTGTATACTGTGACATTTGTTTCCAACAAGATTTCTCAAAGGCCCATCACTTTATTTCAGGTCTGCTGTTTTCACTACTAGTGATTTTCATCTGTTATAGGCtaacattttaatatgtttCCTTGGTTGAAATTTTGTTTCTGCAGGTGCATCAGTTGCAGTGGAATGTAAAGATGGGGATTCGAGGCCGAGTTTTCGACAAGTTGCGAAAACCAACGAGCAGGGAGAATTCAAAGTTCGTTTGCCATTCTCAGTTACCAAACATGTGAAGAAAGTCAAGGGATGTTCAGTGAAACTTGTGAGAAGCAGTGAGCCATACTGTGCAGTGGCCTCATCTTCAACATCATCATCACTCCATCCCAAGTCAACAAAGCAAGGAACTAAGGTTTTCTCAGCTGGGTTTCTGAGTTTCAAGCCATTGAAACTGCCAAATCTATGCAACAAAAAACCAAGTGTTGTTGCAGACTCTAAGGAATACAACACCCCACACACCTTGGATTTTGAGCAACCAAACTATCCCATATTTCCACCTCCGCTTGAAGACCCTGCAACACCACGGCCAAGCCCACTGCTTCCCAATCTCCCACCATTACCTCAACTCCCCCCTCTGCCACCCCTTCCAGGGCTCCCTTTTCCACCCATTCCTGGAAGGAATTAGACAACTAATTCTCTGATATTAATTAATGGGTATGAAATGGCTATTGAAATCACTTCTTACTTTCTGTCCTACTCCTATATGATATTAGTTCACTAGTTTTCATGTAATACTCTATTTCCATTCCCTTTGTCTACCAGTTGAAAGTTAATGTGGTCTAAGCATTCAATGGAGAATCTTGATCTGAATAATGTAATGGGAGTTTTATATTTCAGAATTTCATGTATTAATAATAGACAcctgaaaaaaatatttaccacatattttttaaaatagaagtacataaaataaaaatatttagttcaaatttaaacatgtaattagaaatatgggtaaaattagtataaaaataagccttttcaaaacaaacaaaaaatttcattcttttgccacAAACAAATTATGTAAGTGAATAAAATTACCAATTATAATTAATCTATAACTAAGAAGCATGCGATTAGTTTATACTCCAATCAACCATTAAACAAATACTATGtcttattttaattcatcataaaGCATGCCACCCTTCTCTATAtctctattattatttttggatagAAACCTTGGAATCATTTCTTCAAGTTGTTCCATGAACGGAAGAAAACAATTATGAGATATTGTTGGAAATATTATTatgggttttttacaaaattgctttttttttttttaccgttttGTCATTCTGTTACTAGTTTAAATAGATggttaattttctcttttttcgcACCCAACAGATACACAACCTTCTCTGAaaaacatttttctcttttgctttctattcgcgatttctttataaaatttgtcGATTTTTCCCAAATTACTTTTAGAGAAAATTCTATAAAGAGGGGGCGAGTATGACACTAACTGCCTTAAAGAGGCTTGTGAGAAAgatgaaattatatatgaattttgagcTCCCTATTTTCTACAACAAATTGACATAGctgaaatgaaaaacaaaaatctaaaagaaatgatgaataaTTTACTACTTAGTTCTGGTTTACCTGATCACATGTGGGTGGAGGTCGTACTCTCTGCGAATCACATCCTTAATAGAGTGcctcataaaaaaattagattgtaCCCCATACGAATTGTGAAAGGTTATGCccttaataaaaaatacttgaaaGCGTGGGGGTGCCTAGCAAAAGTAGGCATACCTATTTCTAAACAGAACACTATTGGGTCTAAAACTATTGATGTTATTTTTTGTTGGTTATGCTTTGAACAGTGCTCCACATAGATTTATGTCTTTGCATGATTATTCCATATGTGAATCTAGAGATGCTTTCTTCTTTGGAAATATTGTTCCTTTAAAGAAATTTGATGTAAATCATGATATACAATTAGATGagcatgtttttttttctagtacACATAATAGAGATATTCTTAATGATGATGTGGAACCTAGGATAAGTAAAAGACAAAGGACTGCCACTAGTTTCAGACATGATTTTCTTACTTCTTTTATAACTGAGGTTAATGATTTAGACTTAATAAATGATTCTATCGCTCATTCTTTTTTGATAGATGAGGATCCAAAAACTTATGATGAAGCCATAAATTCTATAGATGTTAGTTTTTGGAGAGATGCTATTAATAATGAGCTTGAATTTATTATGTCTAATAACACTTGTGAATTAGTACACTTTCCTAAAGGTTTTAAACCTATTAGTAATAAATAGGTATTTAGAAAGAAGCTTAGACTAGATAGGTCAATACAAAAGTATAAGGCAAGACTAGTGGTTAAAGGGTTTACTCAGAAATTTGGAGTAGATTATTTTGATACTTACTCTCCTGCAACTAAAATCTCTACCATTTGTGTGTTGTTTGCATTAGATTCCATTCATAATCTACTAGTACACCAGATGGATGTAAAGATAACTTTCTTGAATGGTGACTTGGATGAAGAGATATATATGGAGCAACCTCTAGGACTTATGGGACCTGGTATAGAAGATAAAGTTTGCAGACTCAAAAAAAATCTCCGTACGGTCCCAAACAAGCTCCAAAACAATGGTACGATAAATATCATAAGACCATTCTCAGTTTTGGTTTTATAGTTAATggtttatgtaacaccccaaactcggcctagacgttatggtcggatctagtgatgtcacatgataggatGTTTGAAAACCGTGTCGTCgcattaaaaccatttccattgaattccttatcttagtatcttattagttccaaaattgtgttgctcatttaatcgatagtttcaaaacgttattcgtttgcggaagcttttaaaacagattaaataattgtgcgtttaggaaaaacatttatttcttttgaaaactgaggtttcctactactagcagttgtaatccataaaatgaagataattaaaacccaaaaccaaagtccgaaagtccaattacaacccaaaaacttagccagtaaaaatagaatagaaataaaaccaattatcgaaaatatgggttaaaaaccatgaaagtccaaaaccgtggtcaccgtcgagtcctccgcCGTACCGATCCGTCTAAATCTAGGGATTACCTatgcacatttaaacaaaagatgtgagtttacgaaaactcagtgtataatcccacagaaaacaaacaatagcaaatcacagtACACAGTTAAAGCAGTCctaggcctaagccctttttcagtatcagtaacagTTTGAGCCTTAGCTTATCTCAGTACAatatcaaatatgcagtagggccttagccgaTCACAATATCAGTTGCATTCATGCagtattcagtaacaaagtcctacccaaccagcctctacataCCATCTCCgcccaaccctacactccatgtggggatcaaatcaacccacccatc
This region includes:
- the LOC105801556 gene encoding AUGMIN subunit 5, which translates into the protein MQSSNVQPEVILEWLQKEMGYRPLGPYNSSSNKSNLPSIDSLRKICRGNMLPLWHFLLTRVKSEKTVQSIRKNITVHGGGGNIENAGNLGKEEGRSKGGGRRKEKVGGGGGGEGSGAAEIREAAIREREAAAKEAERLRNIVRRQRKDLKARMLEVSREEAERKRMLDEKANYRHKQVVLEAYDQQCDEAAKIFAEYHKRLHQYVNQARDAQRSSVDSSIEVVSNYSGNSEKEAVYSTVKGTKAADDVILIETTRERNVRKACESLADRMIEKVRNSFPAYEGNGIHLSPQSEAAKLGFDFDGEIPDEVRIVIVNCLKNPPQLLQAISTYTSRLKTLISREIEKVDVRADAEALRYKYENNRVMDVSSPDVSSPLNQLYGNEKIGMDVPSRGMQNQLLERQKAHVQQFLATEDALNKAAEARDLCQKLIKRLQGGSDLVPSRSLVGGATQNVGSLRQFELEVWAKEREAAGLKASLNTLMSEIQRLNKLCAERKEAEDSLRKKWKKIEEFDSRRSELESIYTALLKANMDAAAFWNQQPLAAREYASSTIIPVCNIVADISNSAKEFIVKEVSAFYRSPDNSLYMLPSSPQALLESMGANGSTGPEAVAAAEKNAALLTARAGARDPSAIPSICRVSAALQYPAGLEGSDAGLASVLESLEFCLKLRGSEASVLEELAKAINLVHIRQDLVESGHALLNHAYRAQQEYARTTNYCLNLAAEQDKIVIEKWLPELKTAILNAQKCLEDCKYVRGLLDEWWEQPASTVVDWVTVDRQNVGAWHSHVKQLLAFYDKEDL
- the LOC105801566 gene encoding pollen allergen Cro s 1; the protein is MKMSWFSLVPLLLSLAINNLSEASHGHKLRSAVVSGTVYCDICFQQDFSKAHHFISGASVAVECKDGDSRPSFRQVAKTNEQGEFKVRLPFSVTKHVKKVKGCSVKLVRSSEPYCAVASSSTSSSLHPKSTKQGTKVFSAGFLSFKPLKLPNLCNKKPSVVADSKEYNTPHTLDFEQPNYPIFPPPLEDPATPRPSPLLPNLPPLPQLPPLPPLPGLPFPPIPGRN